Within Mongoliitalea daihaiensis, the genomic segment ACTGGGGTCAGTAAGTTGATTGATTTTGGTGGCTTTCGAGGTGCTATTTTGAATCAGCCATTTCCTAATGCCATTGGGGAGTACATGAGTATTCTGATACCTGTGGTTGAGATCGGGTTAGCGCTTTTGCTGATTGGTGAAAGAACAAGAACCTTAGGCATGATTGGATCAATTGCTTTGATGAGTGCATTTACAACTTATGTGGGATTGGTTTGGGTAGGAGCATTTGAACGAGTGCCTTGTGGATGTGCCGGGATCATTGAGCAACTTGGCTGGAAGCTTCACTTTATTCTGAACATTGGTCTGCTGCTACTATCCATTACAGGAATCCTTATTAGAACAAACACTTAATTATAAAAAAAAACTACCCGATTCTATGGGAATGAT encodes:
- a CDS encoding MauE/DoxX family redox-associated membrane protein — encoded protein: MQVKKYIEPIILWLLILMWTYTGVSKLIDFGGFRGAILNQPFPNAIGEYMSILIPVVEIGLALLLIGERTRTLGMIGSIALMSAFTTYVGLVWVGAFERVPCGCAGIIEQLGWKLHFILNIGLLLLSITGILIRTNT